The following coding sequences lie in one Mycobacterium sp. Z3061 genomic window:
- a CDS encoding PPE family protein, which yields MSFFVLPPEINSALIFAGAGTEPMLAAASAWEGLADELASAADSFKTVTSSLVSSSWQGPAASAMAAAAAPYAGWLSAAALQAGKSAAQAGVMAAEFDAVRSAMVHPESIVANRNQFVSLVMSNIFGQNAPAIAGAEALYEEMWALDVSAMSAYHAGASAVASALAPFAQPLQALAGGIPAAAATPGVTLDTFLNANLGLANLGASNVGNGNSGQNNVGGGNLGNLNFGWGNAGVSNLGLANLGNGNLGLGNLGNSNFGFGNLGTGNFGFGNSGAGNIGIGLTGTGQIGIGGLNSGIGNLGLFNSGNGNIGFFNSGNGNFGIGNAGNFNTGLWSPGSANSGFLNAGSFNSGIFNVGDANTGNVNIGSFNMGSFNPGASNTGSFNTGGINTGFLNGGSLNTGILNIGDMNNGLFNTGQANNGVFFRGVNQGSFHVAITTPDLTLPPLEIPGFSIPAFDLPTASLPGVTIPSFSIPAGTALGAFDLPTLSIPSLNVPSFSIPAGTALGAFNLGTLSIPSVTVPSFSIPAGTALGAFNLPTLSVPGIDIPSFSIPAGTALGAFNLGTLSIPSVTVPSFSIPAGTALGAFDLPTLSIPSLSVPSFSIPAGTALGAFDLPTLSIPSLSVPSFSIPAGTALGAFDLPTLSIPSLSVPSFSIPAGTALSAFNLPALSIPGIDVPSFTIPAGTALGAFNLPTLSVPSVTVPSFSIPAGTALGAFDLPALSIPSLSVPSLTIPAGTALGAFNLPELSIPSVTIPSFTIPAGTALGAFALPALTIPSLGIPSIAIPAGTQIGGFDLPRIETPPMTIGGITTGTFYTPGISTVADTGVITLPSFTLNGLRIDNLVLFLPNNFAALQTGIGGVYPQIGGTRIIAWLPPIPPIYDSTPAYVSTGDIRIGGGQINGFGFSLPRLAVDGFTLPELKVPGIVINPIHVDGFALPSITTPAFNTPTLNIGPIAAGAFSLPNITTPTFTTPPLTINPVGVGNFALPDITTPAFTTPPLEIGRIGLSGFALPDITTPTFTTPPLEIGQIGLGALTLPDITTPAFSTPPLNIGRIGLGAFTLPDITTPAFSTPPLEIGRIGLGGFTLPDITTPAFSTPPLEIGRIGLGGFTLPDITTPAFSTPPLEIGRIGLGGFTLPDITTPTFTTPPLEIGRIGLGGFTLPDITTQAFSTPPLEIGRIGLGAFTLPDITTPAFTTPPLEIGRIGLGAFTLPDITTPAFTTPPLEIGRIGLGAFTLPDLTTVQFSTPPITIPPISLSAFNTPPLVIPSIHLPSTLITEFNIPPAPGYLNSSIGPSSGFFNSGAGGNSGFGNNGAGLSGWYNSNGPGLTGGSGFQNWGGLISAVSNFGSGVSGFANTGVLDLAVRSFVSGFANVGNNLSGLFFRGTT from the coding sequence ATGAGTTTTTTTGTGCTGCCACCAGAGATCAACTCCGCGTTGATATTCGCGGGCGCGGGAACAGAGCCGATGCTGGCCGCCGCCTCCGCCTGGGAGGGCCTGGCCGACGAGTTGGCCTCGGCCGCAGATTCTTTCAAAACAGTGACCTCGAGTTTGGTCAGCTCGTCATGGCAAGGTCCGGCAGCATCCGCGATGGCCGCCGCCGCTGCCCCTTATGCGGGCTGGCTCAGTGCGGCGGCCTTGCAGGCCGGAAAGTCGGCGGCGCAGGCCGGCGTGATGGCGGCGGAGTTCGACGCGGTTCGATCGGCGATGGTGCATCCCGAGTCGATCGTCGCCAACCGCAATCAGTTTGTGTCGCTGGTGATGTCGAACATCTTCGGCCAGAACGCTCCCGCGATCGCGGGCGCGGAGGCGCTCTATGAGGAGATGTGGGCGCTGGACGTGTCGGCGATGTCGGCCTACCACGCCGGTGCCTCGGCGGTGGCGTCCGCGTTGGCGCCGTTTGCTCAGCCGCTGCAGGCGCTGGCCGGCGGCATTCCCGCCGCGGCTGCAACGCCGGGGGTCACGCTGGACACCTTCCTCAACGCCAACCTCGGCCTTGCCAACCTCGGCGCCTCGAACGTCGGTAACGGGAACTCCGGCCAGAACAACGTGGGTGGCGGCAACCTCGGAAATCTCAACTTCGGTTGGGGCAACGCCGGTGTCTCGAACCTCGGCCTCGCGAACCTCGGTAACGGCAACCTCGGCCTGGGCAACCTGGGCAACAGCAACTTCGGCTTCGGCAACCTAGGTACCGGCAACTTCGGCTTCGGCAACAGCGGTGCCGGCAATATCGGCATCGGACTGACGGGTACCGGCCAGATCGGCATCGGCGGATTGAACTCGGGCATCGGAAACCTCGGCCTGTTCAACTCCGGCAACGGCAACATCGGCTTCTTCAACTCGGGCAACGGCAACTTCGGCATTGGCAACGCCGGCAACTTCAACACCGGACTGTGGAGCCCAGGCTCGGCCAACTCAGGCTTCCTCAATGCCGGTTCGTTCAACAGCGGAATCTTCAACGTCGGCGACGCAAACACCGGCAACGTGAATATCGGCAGCTTCAACATGGGCAGCTTCAACCCGGGCGCGTCCAATACCGGCTCGTTCAACACCGGCGGAATCAACACTGGTTTCCTCAACGGCGGCAGTCTCAACACCGGCATTCTGAACATCGGCGACATGAACAACGGCCTTTTCAACACCGGCCAGGCCAACAACGGTGTCTTCTTCCGAGGTGTTAACCAAGGCAGCTTTCACGTCGCTATCACCACGCCCGATCTGACGCTGCCGCCCCTCGAGATCCCCGGATTCTCGATCCCGGCCTTTGATCTGCCGACGGCCAGTTTGCCTGGAGTGACAATCCCCTCGTTCTCGATTCCGGCGGGGACGGCGTTGGGGGCGTTTGACTTGCCGACGTTGAGTATCCCGTCGCTGAATGTGCCGTCGTTCTCGATTCCGGCGGGGACGGCGTTGGGGGCGTTCAATCTGGGGACATTGAGCATTCCCTCGGTCACGGTGCCGTCGTTCTCGATTCCGGCGGGCACGGCGCTCGGTGCATTCAACCTGCCGACGCTGAGTGTCCCGGGGATCGACATTCCCTCGTTCTCGATTCCGGCAGGGACGGCGTTGGGGGCGTTCAACCTGGGGACGCTGAGTATCCCTTCGGTCACCGTCCCGTCATTCTCGATCCCCGCGGGCACCGCACTGGGGGCCTTTGACCTGCCGACGTTGAGTATTCCGTCGTTGAGTGTGCCGTCGTTCTCGATTCCGGCGGGGACGGCGTTGGGTGCGTTTGATTTGCCGACGTTGAGTATTCCGTCGTTGAGTGTGCCGTCGTTCTCGATTCCGGCGGGGACGGCGTTGGGTGCGTTTGATTTGCCGACGTTGAGTATTCCGTCGTTGAGTGTGCCGTCGTTCTCGATTCCGGCGGGGACGGCGTTGAGTGCGTTCAACCTGCCCGCGCTGAGTATCCCGGGGATCGACGTTCCCTCGTTCACCATTCCGGCGGGGACCGCGTTGGGGGCATTCAACCTGCCCACCTTGAGCGTTCCGTCGGTCACCGTCCCATCGTTCTCGATTCCGGCAGGGACGGCGTTGGGTGCTTTTGACCTGCCCGCTTTGAGTATTCCGTCGTTGAGTGTGCCGTCGTTGACGATTCCGGCAGGGACGGCACTGGGTGCGTTCAACCTGCCGGAGTTGAGTATCCCATCGGTCACCATTCCGTCGTTCACGATTCCGGCGGGCACGGCGTTAGGCGCGTTTGCCTTGCCGGCCCTGACAATCCCGTCACTTGGGATTCCGTCGATCGCGATTCCTGCGGGCACGCAGATCGGTGGATTCGACCTACCTAGAATTGAAACTCCGCCCATGACGATCGGCGGCATAACGACCGGGACTTTCTACACTCCCGGTATCTCCACCGTCGCCGACACCGGTGTCATCACCTTGCCGTCGTTCACGCTGAACGGGCTGCGGATAGACAATCTAGTCTTGTTCTTGCCCAACAACTTCGCCGCATTGCAAACCGGAATCGGTGGGGTATATCCGCAGATCGGCGGCACCCGCATCATCGCCTGGCTGCCTCCCATACCTCCGATTTACGACAGCACGCCCGCCTATGTGAGTACGGGCGACATCCGTATCGGTGGTGGTCAGATCAATGGCTTCGGGTTCTCACTCCCCAGACTGGCGGTCGACGGCTTCACCCTGCCCGAGTTGAAAGTCCCTGGCATCGTTATCAACCCGATCCATGTCGACGGATTCGCCTTGCCGAGCATCACCACACCAGCATTCAACACCCCGACTCTGAATATCGGCCCGATCGCAGCAGGGGCCTTCAGCCTGCCGAACATCACGACGCCGACGTTCACCACGCCGCCGTTGACGATCAACCCGGTCGGTGTCGGGAACTTCGCCTTGCCGGATATCACCACGCCTGCCTTCACTACCCCGCCGCTGGAGATCGGCCGGATCGGTCTGAGTGGGTTCGCTTTACCGGACATCACTACGCCGACATTCACCACGCCGCCGCTGGAGATAGGCCAAATCGGCCTGGGGGCGTTGACGCTTCCGGATATCACGACGCCGGCGTTCTCCACACCGCCGCTGAACATCGGCCGGATCGGACTTGGCGCGTTTACGTTGCCGGATATCACGACGCCGGCGTTCTCGACGCCGCCGTTGGAGATCGGTCGGATCGGCCTCGGTGGGTTTACGTTGCCGGATATCACGACGCCGGCGTTCTCGACGCCGCCGTTGGAGATCGGTCGGATCGGCCTCGGTGGGTTCACGTTGCCGGATATCACGACGCCGGCGTTCTCGACGCCGCCGTTGGAGATCGGTCGGATCGGCCTCGGTGGGTTCACGTTGCCGGATATCACGACGCCGACCTTCACCACGCCGCCGTTGGAGATCGGCCGAATCGGGTTGGGTGGCTTTACGTTGCCCGATATCACGACCCAGGCGTTTTCGACGCCGCCGCTGGAGATCGGCCGGATTGGGTTGGGCGCGTTCACGTTGCCGGATATCACCACACCGGCGTTCACTACCCCGCCGCTGGAGATCGGCCGGATCGGACTGGGCGCCTTCACATTGCCCGACATCACCACCCCGGCGTTCACCACCCCGCCGCTGGAGATCGGCCGAATCGGCTTGGGCGCCTTCACCCTGCCAGACCTCACCACGGTTCAGTTCTCGACGCCGCCGATCACCATCCCGCCAATCAGTCTCTCGGCGTTCAACACTCCCCCGCTGGTCATCCCGAGTATCCACCTGCCGAGCACGTTGATCACCGAGTTCAACATCCCCCCGGCACCTGGCTACCTCAACTCGAGCATCGGGCCGTCATCGGGTTTCTTCAACTCCGGCGCCGGCGGCAACTCCGGGTTCGGCAACAACGGTGCAGGGCTGTCTGGTTGGTACAACTCGAATGGTCCGGGCCTGACGGGTGGCTCAGGTTTCCAGAACTGGGGCGGCCTGATCTCGGCCGTCAGCAACTTCGGCAGCGGCGTATCGGGCTTCGCGAACACCGGCGTCCTGGACCTCGCAGTGCGCAGCTTCGTCTCAGGTTTTGCCAATGTCGGCAACAACCTGTCGGGCCTGTTCTTCCGCGGGACGACGTAA
- a CDS encoding LLM class flavin-dependent oxidoreductase, which translates to MTKLRFGYFIAPFHRAGTNPTLALQRDLEFVEHLDALGFDEAWIGEHHSAGSEIISSPEVFIGAAAQRAKRIRFGTGVISLSYHNPLWVADRLMLLDHLTHGRIIGGVGPGSLPTDSSMIGLTPTDTRELLETNLDIVVRLLAGETVSAKTATHQLYDAKLQLAPYSAGGIPLAVAAVASPTGARLAGKHGIGLLSIGATLTIEGFDALAYHWGIVEERAKAFGTQVDRSNWSLVGPMHIAETDEQARADVKFGIEPWFRYFQKVAAFPQMTMPGDRLDEMIDMINDNGAGVIGTPERAREQVQRLWDQSGGFGCMLQMGHEWANPAATRRSAELFAAEVMPHFQGQAQPTIDAATRATEMRDDLAATQLQAIEHMTKKYQDELGAK; encoded by the coding sequence ATGACGAAGCTCAGGTTCGGATACTTCATCGCCCCATTCCACCGGGCCGGCACCAACCCGACGCTAGCCCTGCAACGTGACCTGGAATTCGTCGAGCACCTCGACGCTCTCGGTTTCGACGAGGCGTGGATCGGCGAACATCACTCCGCCGGCAGCGAGATCATCAGCTCGCCGGAGGTGTTCATCGGCGCAGCGGCCCAGCGCGCCAAGCGAATTCGATTCGGCACCGGCGTGATCTCGCTGTCGTATCACAACCCGCTGTGGGTTGCGGACCGGCTGATGCTGCTCGACCACCTCACGCACGGCCGCATCATCGGTGGAGTCGGGCCGGGCTCGCTACCCACCGATTCGTCGATGATCGGGCTCACTCCCACCGACACCCGCGAGCTACTGGAAACCAACCTCGACATCGTCGTCCGGTTATTGGCGGGGGAGACCGTCTCCGCCAAAACCGCCACCCATCAGCTCTACGACGCGAAACTGCAGCTAGCTCCGTACTCCGCCGGGGGGATTCCGCTGGCGGTGGCGGCGGTCGCATCGCCGACCGGTGCCCGGCTGGCCGGCAAGCACGGCATCGGCCTCCTGTCGATCGGCGCCACGCTGACGATCGAAGGCTTCGACGCGCTGGCCTACCACTGGGGAATCGTGGAGGAACGAGCCAAAGCGTTCGGCACTCAGGTGGATCGGAGCAACTGGAGCCTGGTCGGGCCGATGCACATCGCCGAGACCGACGAACAGGCCCGCGCCGACGTCAAATTCGGCATCGAGCCCTGGTTCCGTTACTTCCAGAAAGTCGCCGCCTTCCCGCAGATGACGATGCCGGGGGATCGTCTCGACGAGATGATCGACATGATCAACGACAACGGCGCCGGGGTCATCGGCACGCCCGAGCGGGCCCGCGAACAGGTGCAGCGGTTGTGGGATCAGTCAGGCGGCTTCGGCTGCATGCTGCAGATGGGCCACGAGTGGGCGAATCCTGCCGCGACCAGGCGCTCGGCCGAACTGTTCGCCGCCGAAGTGATGCCGCATTTCCAGGGCCAGGCACAGCCGACGATCGATGCCGCCACGCGCGCGACCGAGATGCGCGACGACCTGGCTGCCACTCAGCTGCAGGCGATCGAGCACATGACCAAGAAGTACCAGGACGAGCTCGGCGCGAAGTAA
- a CDS encoding SRPBCC family protein, which produces MSGRKFTFEVNKTTSAPPATVFRLVADGGNWSSWAKPIVVSSSWVRQGNPAPGGVGAIRKLGMFPVFVQEETVEYEQDRRHVYKLVGSPQPAKDYQGEVVLTPTPSGGTDIRWSGSFTEKARGTGPAVRAAMGGAVKFFAGKLVQAAEREAGTAR; this is translated from the coding sequence ATGTCGGGTCGTAAGTTCACGTTCGAGGTCAACAAGACCACCAGCGCTCCGCCTGCGACGGTGTTCCGGTTGGTGGCCGACGGCGGCAACTGGTCGTCCTGGGCGAAGCCGATCGTTGTTTCCTCGAGCTGGGTACGGCAGGGAAACCCGGCGCCTGGCGGGGTCGGCGCGATCCGAAAGCTGGGCATGTTTCCCGTGTTCGTGCAGGAGGAGACCGTCGAGTACGAGCAGGATCGTCGACACGTCTACAAGTTGGTGGGCTCGCCGCAGCCCGCGAAGGACTATCAGGGCGAGGTAGTGCTCACCCCGACGCCGTCGGGTGGCACCGACATCCGCTGGAGCGGGTCGTTCACCGAGAAAGCCCGCGGGACCGGGCCGGCGGTACGGGCAGCGATGGGCGGCGCGGTCAAGTTCTTCGCCGGCAAGCTGGTGCAGGCCGCCGAGCGTGAAGCCGGTACTGCGCGATAA
- a CDS encoding lysophospholipid acyltransferase family protein: protein MPHNPARRHTLGVPNADTVSVPPTPTKADVAAALNLIKPLRKLIKPKVYGIDNVPTERALLVGNHNTLGMVDAPLLAAELWERGRMVRSLGDHAHFKVPGWGDALTRMGVVDGTRENASELMRRGELVMVFPGGGREVNKLKNEQYKLVWKNRLGFARLAIQFGYPIVPFASVGAEHGIDIVLDNESPLMAPMKFLTEKLLGTPDGPPLVRGVGLTPVPRPERQYYWFGDPIDTTEFSGQEANDNAARKVRERTAAAVEHGIELMLAEREADPNRSLVGRLLRSDS, encoded by the coding sequence ATTCCGCACAACCCCGCACGGAGGCATACTCTCGGTGTGCCAAACGCCGACACCGTATCCGTTCCGCCCACCCCCACCAAGGCCGACGTCGCAGCGGCGCTGAACCTGATCAAGCCGCTGCGAAAGCTGATCAAGCCCAAGGTCTACGGCATCGACAACGTACCTACCGAACGTGCCCTGCTGGTGGGCAACCACAACACGCTCGGCATGGTGGACGCTCCGTTGCTGGCAGCCGAGCTGTGGGAGCGGGGCAGGATGGTCCGATCCCTGGGCGACCACGCGCACTTCAAAGTCCCCGGCTGGGGCGATGCGCTGACCCGGATGGGCGTCGTGGACGGCACCCGCGAGAACGCGTCCGAGCTGATGCGCCGCGGCGAGCTGGTGATGGTGTTCCCCGGTGGTGGCCGCGAGGTCAACAAACTCAAGAACGAGCAATACAAGTTGGTCTGGAAGAACCGACTCGGCTTCGCGCGCTTGGCCATTCAGTTCGGATATCCGATCGTCCCGTTCGCCTCGGTGGGCGCCGAGCACGGGATCGATATTGTGCTGGACAACGAGTCGCCGTTGATGGCGCCGATGAAATTCCTGACCGAGAAGCTGCTCGGCACGCCCGACGGGCCGCCGTTGGTTCGTGGTGTCGGATTGACGCCGGTGCCCCGGCCCGAGCGCCAGTACTACTGGTTCGGGGACCCGATCGACACCACGGAATTCAGCGGGCAGGAAGCCAACGACAACGCCGCACGCAAGGTCCGCGAACGCACCGCGGCGGCGGTCGAACACGGCATCGAGTTGATGCTCGCCGAGCGCGAAGCCGACCCGAACCGGTCACTCGTCGGACGGCTGCTGCGCTCCGACAGTTAG
- a CDS encoding ABC-F family ATP-binding cassette domain-containing protein, translating to MSVSCSNLSFSWPDGTNVFQDVSFAFDHGRTGLVAPNGAGKTTLLKLIAGRLPPDRGSVSVRGVTAYLSQDLPYTPELTVAEVLGVARVLAALDALDGGDVRDEVFTTVGDDWDIAERVAAELDRFGLGHITLDRRLDSVSGGEIVALGLAAQLLQRPDVLLLDEPTNNLDQAGRRRLYRVLDDYRGCLVVASHDRLLLERMDRIAELSPNEIRCYGGNYTFYQQVLRQQRDAAEQQLRSAELDLKRQQRDRQKARERAARRAGNAVRNRQQLGLPKALLDKRESSAEQSAGKSDHLHAARVEAAGVRVDEASRALREQSRIVVDLPDTRVPAGRTIFTGTAIQVRRGGAPLFAGNGVDLTIRGPERLALTGPNGAGKSTLLRAMAGQIPAQGAMSGHGHIVYLSQRLDLLDPDSSVADNLAGFAPGMPQADRLTRLARFLFPGVRAHQTVATLSGGEKLRATLACLLSAEPAPQLLLLDEPTNNLDLPSVAQLQSALASYQGAFVVVSHDRRFLDELNPDRWLRLSDGQLTVGAQQPSDE from the coding sequence ATGTCTGTTTCGTGTTCGAATCTGTCTTTTTCGTGGCCGGACGGCACCAACGTTTTTCAGGACGTCTCGTTCGCTTTCGACCACGGCCGCACTGGTCTCGTCGCACCCAACGGTGCGGGAAAGACTACGCTGCTCAAGCTGATCGCCGGCCGCCTTCCACCGGACCGAGGCAGCGTGTCTGTGCGCGGCGTGACCGCCTACCTTTCCCAGGACTTGCCCTACACCCCGGAACTCACGGTGGCCGAGGTTCTCGGCGTCGCCCGAGTGCTGGCGGCACTGGACGCGCTGGACGGCGGCGACGTCCGTGACGAGGTCTTCACCACCGTCGGTGACGACTGGGACATCGCCGAACGCGTTGCCGCCGAGCTGGATCGCTTTGGGCTGGGCCATATTACGCTGGACCGACGGCTGGACAGCGTTTCCGGCGGGGAGATCGTGGCGCTGGGCCTGGCGGCCCAGCTGTTGCAGCGGCCCGATGTGCTGCTGCTGGACGAACCCACCAACAACCTCGACCAGGCCGGTCGCCGCCGGCTTTATCGCGTCCTCGACGACTACCGCGGTTGTCTGGTGGTGGCGAGCCACGACCGGTTGCTGCTTGAGCGGATGGACCGGATCGCGGAGTTGTCCCCGAACGAGATCCGCTGCTATGGAGGGAATTACACGTTCTATCAACAGGTGTTGCGGCAGCAGCGGGATGCCGCCGAACAACAGCTGCGCAGCGCCGAACTCGACCTCAAGCGCCAACAGCGCGACCGGCAGAAGGCCCGCGAACGTGCCGCCCGGCGCGCCGGCAATGCGGTGCGCAACCGCCAGCAGCTGGGACTGCCCAAAGCGTTGCTGGACAAGCGCGAAAGCAGTGCCGAGCAGTCCGCCGGGAAGTCGGATCACCTGCACGCGGCACGCGTGGAAGCGGCCGGCGTCCGTGTCGACGAGGCCAGTCGTGCGCTGCGTGAGCAGTCGCGGATCGTCGTCGATCTGCCGGATACCCGGGTGCCTGCCGGCCGGACGATCTTTACCGGAACCGCCATCCAGGTTCGGCGCGGCGGCGCGCCGCTGTTCGCCGGCAACGGCGTCGACCTCACCATCCGAGGTCCGGAACGTCTCGCCCTGACCGGGCCCAACGGCGCCGGAAAGTCGACCTTGTTACGCGCGATGGCCGGCCAGATACCCGCGCAGGGCGCTATGAGCGGGCACGGTCACATTGTGTACCTGTCGCAGCGGCTTGACCTCCTCGACCCGGATTCGTCCGTGGCCGACAACCTCGCCGGGTTCGCGCCGGGCATGCCACAGGCCGATCGGTTGACGCGGCTCGCGCGCTTTCTGTTCCCCGGCGTGCGGGCTCATCAAACGGTGGCAACGCTGTCAGGTGGCGAGAAGTTGCGTGCCACTTTGGCCTGCCTGCTCAGTGCAGAACCGGCGCCCCAGCTGCTGCTGCTGGATGAACCGACCAACAATCTGGACCTGCCCAGTGTCGCCCAATTGCAGAGCGCGCTGGCCTCCTACCAGGGCGCCTTCGTCGTCGTCAGTCACGACCGTCGGTTCCTGGACGAGCTCAACCCCGACCGCTGGTTGCGACTGTCCGACGGCCAACTAACTGTCGGAGCGCAGCAGCCGTCCGACGAGTGA
- a CDS encoding serine hydrolase domain-containing protein, translating into MQTIFCSVASPLLLSLTLVACTDPHPGSSPKGGSTTTTTSVVKAGSSQNVLDTAVKADGPGCSAAVGVEGKVAWTGVAGLSDINNGAKITAETVFDIASVSKQFTATAVLLLAAAGKLTVEDSLAQYLPEMPPWAANVTLAQLMHHTSGIPDYVGLLQEQGFSYADRTTEAQALQALAGAPELVFKPGARFEYSNSNYLLLGEIVHRLSGKPLPDYLSSEIFTPLSLTMVMDPNAKIPAKALSYTETQGGGYQAADSKWEQVGDGGIQTTPSQLVRWADNYRTGKVGGPSLLDAQLSGAVPTEPGSGDRYGAGIYSLANGMLDHDGAWAGFVTAFRVSSDRRTSVAISCNVDKQDPEALADALDRIWM; encoded by the coding sequence ATGCAAACGATTTTCTGTTCGGTGGCATCCCCGCTGCTCCTGTCGCTGACGCTGGTCGCGTGCACTGATCCACACCCCGGGTCCAGCCCCAAGGGGGGTTCCACTACCACCACAACCTCGGTCGTCAAGGCCGGTAGCAGCCAGAACGTGCTGGACACCGCCGTCAAAGCCGACGGGCCGGGTTGCTCGGCCGCGGTCGGCGTCGAGGGAAAGGTTGCCTGGACCGGAGTGGCGGGACTGTCCGACATCAACAACGGCGCGAAGATCACCGCGGAAACGGTGTTCGACATCGCCTCGGTATCCAAGCAATTCACGGCTACCGCCGTCCTGTTGCTGGCTGCCGCGGGAAAGCTGACGGTCGAGGATTCACTCGCCCAGTACCTGCCGGAGATGCCCCCGTGGGCCGCCAATGTCACTCTCGCGCAGCTGATGCACCACACCAGCGGGATCCCCGACTACGTCGGCCTGCTGCAGGAGCAGGGCTTCAGCTACGCCGACCGCACCACCGAGGCCCAGGCCCTGCAGGCCCTGGCGGGCGCGCCGGAGCTGGTGTTCAAGCCCGGCGCCCGCTTCGAGTACTCCAACTCCAACTACCTGCTCCTCGGAGAGATCGTGCACCGGCTGTCCGGCAAACCACTCCCGGACTACCTGAGTTCGGAAATCTTCACGCCGCTGAGCCTGACCATGGTGATGGACCCGAACGCGAAGATCCCCGCCAAAGCGTTGTCCTACACCGAAACTCAGGGCGGCGGGTACCAGGCCGCCGACTCCAAGTGGGAGCAGGTCGGCGACGGCGGCATCCAGACCACCCCGAGCCAGCTGGTCCGCTGGGCCGACAACTACCGCACCGGCAAGGTGGGCGGCCCGAGCCTCCTCGATGCGCAGCTCTCCGGAGCGGTACCGACCGAGCCCGGAAGCGGCGACCGCTACGGCGCGGGCATCTACTCGCTGGCCAACGGGATGCTCGACCACGACGGGGCGTGGGCCGGGTTCGTCACCGCATTCCGTGTCAGCAGCGACCGGCGCACGTCGGTGGCGATCAGCTGCAATGTCGACAAACAGGATCCCGAAGCCCTGGCCGACGCGCTGGACCGCATCTGGATGTAA
- a CDS encoding serine hydrolase domain-containing protein, giving the protein MAKATVLTTDNGLPSGVQGACDPHFLNVIRAFAGLYPGKMFGGGGLSVYIDGKPVVDVWTGYSDRKGKVPWTEDTGAMVFSATKGLAATIIHMLVDRGLLAYDVPVAEYWPEFGANGKSEITVSDVLRHRAGLSHLKGVDKHTIMDHLQMEERLAAAPVDHAHGKTAYHAITYGWLLSGLARAVTGKGMRELFREDLARPLNTDGLHLGRPPADSPTKAAQTLLPQAKIPTPLLDFIAPKVAGLSFSGLLGSIYFPGIMGMLQDDMPFLDGELPAVNGVVTARALAKTYAVLANDGVIDDTRLLSSEAVAGMRGKAELWPDLNLGLPFTYHQGYQSSPVPGFLEGYGHIGLGGTVGWADPESGSSFGYVHNRLLTLLLFDVGSFAGLAPLLTSAVNAAKKDGPLEVPQFGATYQDTGDYEPAAGE; this is encoded by the coding sequence ATGGCGAAAGCGACCGTCCTCACCACCGACAATGGCCTCCCGTCCGGCGTGCAGGGAGCGTGCGATCCGCACTTCCTGAATGTCATTCGCGCGTTCGCCGGGCTCTACCCCGGCAAGATGTTCGGGGGTGGCGGTCTGTCGGTATACATCGACGGTAAACCGGTCGTCGACGTATGGACCGGCTACTCGGATCGCAAGGGGAAGGTGCCCTGGACCGAGGACACCGGCGCCATGGTGTTCTCCGCGACAAAAGGCCTGGCGGCCACCATCATTCACATGCTCGTCGACCGCGGTCTGCTGGCCTACGATGTCCCGGTCGCCGAGTACTGGCCCGAGTTCGGCGCCAACGGCAAGTCCGAGATCACGGTGAGCGACGTGCTGCGGCATCGCGCCGGCCTGTCCCACCTCAAGGGTGTCGACAAGCACACCATCATGGATCACCTCCAGATGGAGGAGCGACTGGCGGCGGCCCCGGTCGATCACGCCCACGGCAAGACGGCGTACCACGCGATCACCTACGGGTGGTTGCTCTCGGGTCTGGCCCGCGCCGTCACCGGAAAGGGCATGCGCGAACTGTTCCGCGAAGACCTGGCCCGCCCGCTGAACACCGACGGACTGCACCTCGGCCGGCCGCCCGCCGATTCGCCGACCAAGGCCGCGCAGACATTGCTGCCGCAGGCAAAGATCCCCACCCCGCTGCTGGACTTCATTGCGCCGAAGGTGGCCGGGTTGTCGTTCTCCGGGCTGCTCGGCTCGATCTACTTCCCCGGCATCATGGGGATGCTCCAGGACGACATGCCGTTCCTGGACGGCGAACTGCCGGCAGTCAACGGCGTGGTCACTGCGCGGGCCTTGGCCAAAACCTACGCGGTGCTGGCGAACGACGGTGTCATCGACGACACGCGGCTGCTGTCGTCGGAGGCTGTGGCCGGCATGAGGGGCAAGGCCGAGCTGTGGCCGGATCTCAATCTGGGGCTGCCCTTCACTTATCACCAGGGTTACCAATCATCGCCGGTGCCAGGATTTTTGGAGGGATACGGACACATCGGCCTGGGTGGGACGGTCGGTTGGGCGGATCCCGAGTCAGGCAGTTCGTTCGGCTACGTGCACAACCGCTTGTTGACGCTGCTGCTGTTCGACGTCGGCTCGTTCGCTGGACTGGCGCCGCTGCTGACCAGTGCGGTCAACGCCGCAAAAAAGGACGGCCCGCTCGAGGTGCCGCAATTCGGCGCGACGTACCAGGACACAGGCGACTACGAGCCAGCGGCCGGCGAGTAA